DNA sequence from the Penaeus monodon isolate SGIC_2016 chromosome 28, NSTDA_Pmon_1, whole genome shotgun sequence genome:
GGTTTTACAATTTTATCATTGCCAATAAAAGCATATTTGATGAAATTACTAATTGTGCATGACattgtgataaaaatatatattttcagagaATATCAAGTACTTTGACAATACAGATGGACTGGGGTCTACTGGAATTGGCTTTATGTTGTACTGAAAATTATGATATCTAGTGTTGCCTGATTCACTGCATTTAATAGCAAAGATTTGAAGCTCTTCTACATGTTTctggggaaaaaggttttataaCAAACTGTTAATGGTCTccctatttttatacattataaagcCAAGTACATTTGCAGGTTTGTATCAGTCAGCAAGTGTGTCCAAGGTCTATGGACTTTGTGTGTAAAAGTAAATATGTATCTGTGAGTATGTGCAAGTGTATGGTTCCAGACAAAAGTAACAGTCTTAACTCCTATACTTCCAAAATGAGAACAATTGGTACttttttagtaaataataatgaaaattatttttcaaggtAAATGAAGGTTTTAAGGAAAGTATGTTTTTTTACATTCCTTACATGCATGTACTGTTCTCATGGATCTGGAAAAATTTGGGTAAAGATTGTTGCCTTTGTCACTGGACATGAAGTGTACTGTGTAATACTGTGATACAAGCTTACCAaatttattaccatatttttgtCTTGTTAAAGACAAGGCCAATGGAATGCACGAGaagtaaacaaaatgataatcaaaaaattATTAGCCATTTATTCAAGTACTGCACATTTCCCAACATATCACAATCTATAACCAACagctaaaaaatacattaaagatATTCACAACTACCTTGAGCATTTACATGCAATGATATTACCAGGGTAAATATTNNNNNNNNNNNNNNNNNNNNNNNNNNNNNNNNNNNNNNNNNNNNNNNNNNNNNNNNNNNNNNNNNNNNNNNNNNNNNNNNNNNNNNNNNNNNNNNNNNNNNNNNNNNNNNNNNNNNNNNNNNNNNNNNNNNNNNNNNNNNNNNNNNNNNNNNNNNNNNNNNNNNNNNNNNNNNNNNNNNNNNNNNNNNNNNNNNNNNNNNNNNNNNNNNNNNNNNNNNNNNNNNNNNNNNNNNNNNNNNNNNNNNNNNNNNNNNNNNNNNNNNNNNNNNNNNNNNNNNNNNNNNNNNNNNNNNNNNNNNNNNNNNNNNNNNNNNNNNNNNNNNNNNNNNNNNNNNNNNNNNNNNNNNNNNNNNNNNNNNNNNNNNNNNNNNNNNNNNNNNNNNNNNNNNNNNNNNNNNNNNNNNNNNNNNNNNNNNNNNNNNNNNNNNNNNNNNNNNNNNNNNNNNNNNNNNNNNNNNNNNNNNNNNNNNNNNNNNNNNNNNNNNNNNNNNNNNNNNNNNNNNNNNNNNNNNNNNNNNNNNNNNNNNNNNNNNNNNNNNNNNNNNNNNNNNNNNNNNNNNNNNNNNNNNNNNNNNNNNNNNNNNNNNNNNNNNNNNNNNNNNNNNNNNNNNNNNNNNNNNNNNNNNNNNNNNNNNNNNNTCAAGCTATTGATCCTTCTAATCCCATTTCAAGTTGTAGCCAAAGTCTAAAGAGGATGTGCAGGAAGCACTTTGCCGGTGCAATTGCCAAAGCCAACTTTGTAACTATCCCCTTGACAGTACCCTGATATGACCACTTCATCCCCATCTTGAAGGAATTTCCGAGTAACTCCATTGCCAAGGTCAATTGTTTTGCTGCCTTTCCATGACAGTTCCAGCATTGAGCCAAAAGAATCTTCActctgaaaataattaataatatattaggtTCCCAAACATGAAATATCTGTTAATGTTGCATCTCATTTCAGTTGATAAAACTGTTCCTTTCTAAATGAAATGGACTCTAAAGGCATATTTATACTAACTGATCCAGAAATTGTTCCTGAAGCCATAAGATCTCCAGGCCTGACATTACAGCCTGTGACGGTGTGATGAGCCAGTTGCTGTTTCATTGTCCAATACATGTAACGAAAGTTGCTACGGCAGACTGTTCCTAGGTGATTACTACCTTCAGCTGGAATATGCAAACAGCATTAGTGTTGACAAAACAGACtataattattatgttcattacacTTTAAACACATGAAATTTTTGGTTAGATCCCATGCTACACAAACAATACTCAGAATTACTCATTCACTCAGTTTTTCTTACTAAATCTTTTGAATAACAGAAAGGAAAACTTCTTTACATGCAAGTTAACATTCACCAATTTAAGCCGCTGATATATTCTTCACATCTAAACTGCTTGctgattactattataatagatGAAGCATGTCATATATTGCTACTTACGTCGGATACCAACTTCCAGCTTAATATCATATGTGAATTTGTCATTATGTTTCAGGTAAGGAAAGGGCTCAGGGTCTTGGGAGTAGTTATCAACAAGAAATGGTTCAAGAGCTTGCATGGTAACTACCCATGGAGAGATGGTGGTGCCCAAGTTCTTTGCCAAGAAAGGTCCAAGAGGCACATACTCCCATTTCTGGATGTCTcttgctttaaaaaaatcaaatatgagtATCTGAACTATGTAGGTGTTATGttcatattatcactactatccttATCCTTTTAATTATGTAATCTAAATAATGcctatacatttttgtatatgttcACATATCTTATTTTACTGTTAACATTCTAACCCTATTATTCCATAACCACAAGAAACATTAACCTACCACTCCAATCGTTCATGAGCACCATGCCAAAGATGTGTTCCTGAGCATCCTGGACCTTGATAGGGTCTCCCATCTTATTTCCAGGTCCAACAAAGAATGCCATTTCAAGCTCAAAGTCCATAAGACGGCATGGTCCAAATGTTGGGGGCTCATCATCCTTTGGCTTAGTTTGGCCATTGGGCCGTCGGACAGGGGTGCCAGATACCACAACGCTAGATGCTCGGCCATGGTAACCAACAGGAAGATATTTCCTGAGTAATAAAGGAAGTTTTCTGAAATTCAGCTCTTTGCTTTCTTCCTAATCATTTGGAAAATGCTGTGGAACTATTTACAAGTCAACAGACTGAAAAAATATTGTCCCAGAGCAATTAAAATTTGAGATCTACCTATTTTCAACTGAAAAGTAATCCTGCTGGTATAATCCTGCTGGTATAGTTAATAAACCAAATAcagattataatacaataattgagGGTAACTGNNNNNNNNNNNNNNNNNNNNNNNNNNNNNNNNNNNNNNNNNNNNNNNNNNNNNNNNNNNNNNNNNNNNNNNNNNNNNNNNNNNNNNNNNNNNNNNNNNNNNNNNNNNNNNNNNNNNNNNNNNNNNNNNNNNNNNNNNNNNNNNNNNNNNNNNNNNNNNNNNNNNNNNNNNNNNNNNNNNNNNNNNNNNNNNNNNNNNNNNNNNNNNNNNNNNNNNNNNNNNNNNNNNNNNNNNNNNNNNNNNNNNNNNNNNNNNNNNNNNNNNNNNNNNNNNNNNNNNNNNNNNNNNNNNNNNNNNNNNNNNNNNNNNNNNNNNNNNNNNNNNNNNNNNNNNNNNNNNNNNNNNNNNNNNNNNNNNNNNNNNNNNNNNNNNNNNNNNNNNNNNNNNNNNNNNNNNNNNNNNNNNNNNNNNNNNNNNNNNNNNNNNNNCtgtgcacatttattatttataagtatTCTGAAAAGAGGCCTCATCTACAAATTTAATCATGCTACACCAAAAACACTCACCAGTTGGGCATTAAAGCATTCTCCTTTCCACGCATCATGATCCCAACATTAGTAGCATGGTCAATAGATGAATAGAAATCAGTATAGTCTCCAATGGTGGCTGGGAGGTGCATCTGGGCTGCATTTTGAGGGACAAATGCTCTGAAAATGAAtgggaaatatatgtaaaatgtttttgataatttttcataaatcataaattgtatacagtatattttatatatgcatgtaaaaaaaagtaaaacNNNNNNNNNNNNNNNNNNNNNNNNNNNNNCTTTGCTCTCAATGCACAGTCATCCTTCAAGGTGGGGTTCTCTTCACTTAGTAGTGTCTGAAGTGTTGCTCTTGCCTCTTTCCAAGCAGCAAGTCCTAGGCCCATGAAAGCATTAAGAGTTGGCTGAAACATATGCATAACATTCATATATCATAACCAATTGGATGtggaataattcatatataatataagttaaaaCAAGACTTTTCTATCAAATTCTGAAGTAAGCATTCAGCGGTTACTTTAGAACATGATGGACTAGGAAAGACattgtaaaaatacaaatatatgcaaagtactacacagggaaaaaaatggtgataattgatatgaaaaaataactgTGTGAACAATATGAAGCAAAGGAAAACTGTAATTCAAATTATCAGTTACATGGATTCtgtgtcattaataataattgaacCAAAGAAAACTTACCTCTTTGAATACATGCTGATGGCCAGCAAGGACTGGTCCACAGAACAAGTGAGAAATAACTGATAAATCCAAGATCAAGTCCCCAATTGCTACTCCAATGCGGGGGGTCTCCTGGAAACcaatgagaaaaatagaaaaattaaatctATATTGGTGTTAAATGTGTGTGATATTGAGAGTGTATAACCATGTtttcaaatatgtatgtgtgtgtatatactgtacattgtATAATGTTAAGGTCAATTTTATTTTTNNNNNNNNNNNNNNNNNNNNNNACAAGGTCAAGTAATGTGTTACGGGTAGAGAGCCGAGAGGAGTCGTAGGAGGGTGATAAGCTCAGCATGAAGGTCTTCCTGGGTGAGCAGTCAAGGGGGAAGGATGGTNNNNNNNNNNNNNNNNNNNNNNNNNNNNNNNNNNNNNNNNNNNNNNNNNNNNNNNNNNNNNNNNNNNNNNNNNNNNNNNNNNNNNNNNNNNNNNNNNNNNNNNNNNNNNNNNNNNNNNNNNNNNNNNNNNNNNNNNNNNNNNNNNNNNNNNNNNNNNNNNNNNNNNNNNNNNNNNNNNNNNNNNNNNNNNNNNNNNNNNNNNNNNNNNNNNNNNNNNNNNNNNNNNNNNNNNNNNNNNNNNNNNNNNNNNNNNNNNNNNNNNNNNNNNNNNNNNNNNNNNNNNNNNNNNNNNNNNNNNNNNNNNNNNNNNNNNNNNNNNNNNNNNNNNNNNNNNNNNNNNNNNNNNNNNNNNNNNNNNNNNNNNNNNNNNNNNNNNNNNNNNNNNNNNNNNNNNNNNNNNNNNNNNNNNNNNNNNNNNNNNNNNNNNNNNNNNNNNNNNNNNNNNNNNNNNNNNNNNNNNNNNNNNNNNNNNNNNNNNNNNNNNNNNNNNNNNNNNNNNNNNNNNNNNNNNNNNNNNNNNNNNNNNNNNNNNNNNNNNNNNNNNNNNNNNNNNNNNNNNNNNNNNNNNNNNNNNNNNNNNNNNNNNNNNNNNNNNNNNNNNNNNNNNNNNNNNNNNNNNNNNNNNNNNNNNNNNNNNNNNNNNNNNNNNNNNNNNNNNNNNNNNNNNNNNNNNNNNNNNNNNNNNNNNNNNNNNNNNNNNNNNNNNNNNNNNNNNNNNNNNNNNNNNNNNNNNNNNNNNNNNNNNNNNNNNNNNNNNNNNNNNNNNNNNNNNNNNNNNNNNNNNNNNNNNNNNNNNNNNNNNNNNNNNNNNNNNNNNNNNNNNNNNNNNNNNNNNNNNNNNNNNNNNNNNNNNNNNNNNNNNNNNNNNNNNNNNNNNNNNNNNNNNNNNNNNNNNNNNNNNNNNNNNNNNNNNNNNNNNNNNNNNNNNNNNNNNNNNNNNNNNNNNNNNNNNNNNNNNNNNNNNNNNNNNNNNNNNNNNNNNNNNNNNNNNNNNNNNNNNNNNNNNNNNNNNNNNNNNNNNNNNNNNNNTTGAGGTATAATTCGTGTCCCAATATGCCAGAAATACTTGTCCCAACACTTATGCTCCTTCTGACCTTCAATCAAAGTAATGTATTCAGTGTTTTtgtcaaataaatatacaattccAAGGCGTCTACATCTTATATAgccttatattgtatatatattctagaaaGATGCTGCAACCAAGTCCTTACAAGTAATACTAAAATCCTTCACAAGCCAAGTATGTGTTATAAGTTAAAACAAAGCCATGACTGCTTCCTTACAAACTGCTATCCTACGGACAATCCTTCTAATGCCACTTTTAAACATAATGTTCAAGGCCTTTTGATTATGATAACTCCTTATAATTGCGGTTATCAACGAATCTCATTCGCTTGTAGAGTtttctatatcaatattattgatggAGGGTTGGAAACGACCGCATTATACTAGCGAATATTAGTCTTAGACCAAAGCATGTTATATATAAGGCGTTGGTGAATTTATTAACATGTCTCGCGCCCGAGGACAGACTCCACTCAAGGTCATCGCGAACCTCGTTACAATAAGCAAGCGTTATTAACATACGAATAGCAGGAAAATATTTTGAACAACAGATTGCATATACAAGGATATGAACTCTAAACTCTAAATTTAACAAAATCATATTATGACATGCTCGGGAAGATGTTAAAAGCAGCAATCAATATCAGCAAAACTGGTTTCCACACATCTGCCGAATATCGTCTGCTCCACAAAATATTTCAGAGTGAACTTACGTTGTCAGCAGTTGAGTATATTCCGTAGGGCAAATTCTGAAGGGGGAAATGGCTATCCGAAGGTATTTCGACGAAAGACTTCATGATGACGAGGATTTTTGCCAAGGAGCAGTTGACTTACAACCCTACCTTTCAACTTCTACAGGTTGACTGCTAACGCGCGAGGTTGAGGGTGCCAACTTTCGTATATCCGGTTGCCAAGAACGTGTTATGGGCAATTTAGGGATAACGCTGCACTTAAATTCTTTATTACCAAGTCGTTTGGAATATTGTCCTTAAGAGTAGTTTAAGAAATTAATCAGTTTTTGAAGAGAACGCAGATGAAGTaattatgtaatttataaaaACGGGATTTGGGGGTGTGTGCTGACGCCGGGCGAATTCGACCCTCCGATTGGTCGCAGAGAATGATGTCATTCATACGAGACTCCTGATTGGTTGCTTCTATACCCTGCCTTCAACAACCAGTTGCCATACGGAAGTTAATATCCCTTCCTCTTAAGGAATGCCGCAGCAAAGGAAAACTATTAAGAAACAATCACTTNNNNNNNNNNNNNNNNNNNNNNNNNNNNNNNNNNNNNNNNNNNNNNNNNNNNCACGCTGATTTCTGCAAACAGGCACGGCCGTGTCCAAGTACGAACCACGCAGNNNNNNNNNNNNNNNNNNNNNNNNNNNNNNNNNNNNNNNNNNNNNNNNNNNNNNNNNNNNNNNNNNNNNNNNNNNNNNNNNNNNNNNNNNNNNNNNNNNNNNNNNNNNNNNNNGCACGCACGTATGAATATCCCGAATGCCTTTTAGTGAAAAGGCTTTGGTCATATTCATGTGTTCTTCACTACCTGTTTANNNNNNNNNNNNNNNNNNNNNNNNNNNNNNNNNNNNNNNNNNNNNNNNNNNNNNNGTGAAGATATCAAATACATTTCTTTAATAACCAATGCCCCCTAAAAGACAGATATGGGGAAAACATACAATTTTGCGGCTCAAGAGAAGTGCCCAAATAGTGGCACATCCCCAGGAGACCAGATTAGGGCGCTGGATGGGTAGGCAACCTAAGGACTGATTGACTACCCCTCACTCTGGTATTTGATACTTTACTAAACCACCAAGCGGCTGTAGCCCAGGGGTTCATAGTAATCACTAGCATTAATTTCACCTCTTATAATTGTAGGCATTGTCTGTTGTGACGGTCTAGTGATGATCTTATGTAAGGTGGAGTATTATGCCATGAAAAAACATTCAAGGAATATGAATTCAGGTTTGGTATAATTGTTCCTATTTATTtggattaattaatatatttttaggtgTGACATTGAGTACTGTCTTCATGTTCCACTTTAAACATCCCATACAAGGATTTGTGGTTTGAGAGTAACATTTATGGATAAGGAAACCACCTATGGAGTACAGGCATCTTTTGTACATCAGTCTTTTTTATGACCACCAACTGTGCCATTATTATCCCTGCCTCAAAATATGCAATTGCAGATCCAATTAAAATGTTCACAATAGATGGGCAGATCAGGGAAACAAGTAATTATGCCAGATGCATAATTATGTGTTCTCTAGTTCTCCCCCTGTTGTTTTGTTTGCAACTTTTCAAATTGAGAGTTCATTTTGAATTCCCTAATGGGAGAGGGGTTGCAGTGAGGGAGCAAGATTTACAGATAGGTACTGCTCATGCAGTATTATGGTGGGAATTTGATGCTTGGCATATATCTGGTATGAGCATTCTTCAGCCAATCCAttcctttttaaaagtttacAGTAGCTGAGGAGCATATAATGCTGGGTAATACATGGTCCCATAGATGTAGCCTGAATGTAGCCTGCTTTTGATATGCTAATTCATGAAGTACAATCAAGATTAACCAGAACCTCAAAAACACATTAGACTTTTTGAGCTCCTGGacctgttgttgctattattttactGAGCCTCAGATCAGAGACTCAAGATCTGATTCAAAGAATCTTAACTTTAGACTTTGGGAATAAGAATGTGCATGGGGAGTTTTTAATTGACTTGAGGCCTTGATCACCCGATAACTTTATACAGTGTAACAATTCCTTCAAAATGAGAGACTAATACATCTGAAAGGAGCAGAGACTTTTGTTATATGGGGAAAAGCCACAGACAAACTAATCAAGAAAGATTTTTGTGGGGAACTAGCAACAAAAGCTGAAAAATGTTGTATGTTGAACAATATGGATGCTATAAACTTGGCCCAAATGAATATTTTCCAGGATATCAATTTCTTTTTGGTAAGATCTGAAAAATCAAAGGTGATAGCTTGTCAAGCATAAATTGTCTATGTGGATTGCGTATACCTCAAACAGTTGGGCTTTTAAGATGCATAGTTTGAAGACCATTTAAACTGTTTAGAGACTTATTGAATAATGCTGTCTAGTCGACCAAACTATAGCAAGAACAATGAAATCTTCAANNNNNNNNNNNNNNNNNNNNNNNNNNNAAAAATTTAGTATTAAAATCTATAACAAGTTTGTTGGTGAACATCACATACTAATTCTTCGAGCATTTGGCACCAAAGATAGGTAGGACAGAGAGGATTTCATGCTTTCAAGAGACAGTTTGTCTCAGTACTGTATGGTATTGACACGACTATTAAACAGAATTTGTGAAAGTGTCTTAAAGTTTTTACTTAACTGTTGACTGAACATGATATATGAGTATGTGGGATGTTTCCTAAATGCAGTTCCTAGCAATAGATATTAACTGAAAGGAAAACCCCACATCAGTTATAAAATTCAGAAGTGAAAAAGAATGACAAGGGGAGTGCTGGGGATGGTAAGGGCCTCCCTATAGATGCTTGtttactgatatgtatatataaatataatgtgtgtgtgaaaagcatGAATAGTAATTACATGTGTGATATCAGTTTTAGATtacattttatttctataatacataactaaaatatatattcataaatatccaTACAAAATACAAAGATATAACATTTTTCCTTGGCTTTCTATTGCTTTATTTTCCTGATTTACTGTATATTTCAGTTATTGAAAGTAATAATTCTAAACCTATATACAGAAATGAAATCTCCCAAATATGAAATTTATGTCAAAGCAAAtccaatataaaagtaatataggaATAACAAGATTTCCTTTTACAAGTGTTCATCAATCTTTTCTGCCATTTTCAAATACTCTTCAGCcagaaaaagtatatatga
Encoded proteins:
- the LOC119591346 gene encoding fumarylacetoacetase-like; its protein translation is MKSFVEIPSDSHFPLQNLPYGIYSTADNETPRIGVAIGDLILDLSVISHLFCGPVLAGHQHVFKEPTLNAFMGLGLAAWKEARATLQTLLSEENPTLKDDCALRAKAFVPQNAAQMHLPATIGDYTDFYSSIDHATNVGIMMRGKENALMPNWKYLPVGYHGRASSVVVSGTPVRRPNGQTKPKDDEPPTFGPCRLMDFELEMAFFVGPGNKMGDPIKVQDAQEHIFGMVLMNDWSARDIQKWEYVPLGPFLAKNLGTTISPWVVTMQALEPFLVDNYSQDPEPFPYLKHNDKFTYDIKLEVGIRPEGSNHLGTVCRSNFRYMYWTMKQQLAHHTVTGCNVRPGDLMASGTISGSSEDSFGSMLELSWKGSKTIDLGNGVTRKFLQDGDEVVISGYCQGDSYKVGFGNCTGKVLPAHPL